The DNA window TGAAGATGGAGGAATATTTCATTTAGTAAATGTGATCATGCACTTCACTTGTATGCAACTTCTTGAGGTGAGAGAAGATCTTATCGTTTGTTAAAAGATCAGCCTGTCAAATGGATGTCTTTCAGAGAATCAAGTGGGTGGGAATGAGCAAAGTGATTCTTTACTGATTAGCAACTTTAAGGACTATAATtttattgatgctcatgctatGAGAGTTTCATCATTTGGCGGCACTATCTTGTTCTACACACCTAATGAATGGAAATTAAAGTGATCTAGTTTACCAAGCGAGTCTCCAGAGCTTCTCATTTTTTTGCCTTCACAGGGTTCTGCGGCTAACAGAGGTAGCCAGATTTTAATAAAGAGGCAGAAAGAGAAGTCTGGCTGAGTGTgggatgagaatgagataatATTTTCTAGCCTTCTTCCTACATCTTACTAATATATCCATTCCCTCCCCTACTACTGGACCCTCGGACCACAATTTTAAATCTATTTGCTCTATTTGAAGAATGCCACATGGCTAACTATTTTAAGGTAAAAATCTTTatttccttcttttttttttctttttggttGTTGACTCAGGACAATACGAGACAATATTTGGGCGAGAGGTGACCATGTTAGCTGTCTTGGTGAGTCGCAAAATGGATCATTAAGTGATGGACTAATAATAAGTCAATCTTAAAAGTGATGTACAAAATTAACATCAATTAAAAtagaaattttataattaactgATTTGCACACTTAATGAAATTTCTCATAAAAATAGTTATAGCGATCTCTCTTATAGTCTTTCATTGAGGAGCGGGAAGAGACTCAGATACCGTCTCCATACCTGTGCTTGCTTTCGCAATCAGTGAAGTCTTAAATTACTCATGCAGAATAACATAAGAATGAGAATGAATTAAGGGATGAAACAAACATTTAATACAAGTCCTCAACCACAAATCCTTCTTCCGTGCAGTCCGCGTGCACTCAATTCCGCGTTAAATCCCCGTTTCGTATATGAAACCGATCAACTCATCCCTCGTACCTCGTGTTGCATCCGTCCCGTTCCGTCGAACATGAGGGCTGTGCCATCAACACAGAGCTGATTTGTTATCTTCTTTCATATTCTATTATTTACCTCTGGAATGCTGTCTTAGCAACATTATGGCATAGTTAGCATTTAAGACTAAGGTGCTTGAAACATGTACTTTTCATCAGAAGCTTCATTCTTGTGTTCTTAGAAATTAGAATGTATACGACTAATCTGTGACGGACGGACAAGATCTGCGGTCAAAACATTTAGTGCAGCATTACAATGTTCTGCAATCTATAAGTTGCCATCAATTTCTAGAAGAATGAAAGTGTCATCAGTATCAGGTCATTGACGTATTTAATAGTTTGTTGTGAAGCAGTTTACATGTATCTCTAGCATCAGATACAAATCTTGACCTTGATATATATAGATTTGACTAGGCTGGCTTATCGAACAAGGCTATTAAAGGGATCAATCACTACAACATTGACAGATGTAATCTTCAGACTACTTGCATATGTATGTCTATTGTACGGTGCGCTGGTAGGAAGATTATTCAAGGAGCAAAATAACGAGATTGCAACAGAAAATCATCAAGGAATTCTCAGGATCATCAGTTTGCACAGACAAACACTGTGGAGCTTCTCCATCCATGCTGCCAGAAATTGCAGCATTTAGAGAATGCGGTGACTGAACTGTTGAAAAAACCTGCAAGAATTCCACCAGAAAAAGATGACATACTACTTGAATCTCTGGACCGCATAAAATCATTTAAGTACGACTTACAGAAGACAGAAGAAAGTATTATGTGTAGTTATAGTTAATGGTTCAGTCTTTAACATGATATGCATAAATTGATTCCATTGAGTCTGGTCCTTGAAATGATTGATGACTATGACTTACAGAGATAAATTGTTGTGTGTAGGCCTTGCTTGCGACGGCATCCAAACAATTAGAGCTTTCGGAGTCATTGGAGAATCTAAAGGAAATTAACACAAAAGTAAGTTCATCTTTTCTCTAGAATAAAATATCAGAAAATGGAACCTTCTTGTTCTTAAAACCTATTGCTTTGAACTCATCTACCCGTGTTTTTCATtagttattgttattattaccCTTCTGAAGTGCTTGCATGAAGTAGCTATGACATGATATTTCTTGCCAATTACAGGGGACTAAAAGTTTTGGCTACGAAATGAGAAGTCTCAACCGTGGGGAATCTAACAGTCTAAATTTAGACAAAGATTGTACTTCTTTTATTTCCTGAATAACTTGAATTACTGcactattttttcaaaaatctgTTTTATTCAACTAACCTGGATGATCCGGGTGTTACTGTTGAGTTCAGTGGTTTCATCCTGAGGTAACACCTCTCTCACTCAGCACACACTCTCTGTCTCTCGCTCTCATACTTTTTTGTTTTCTCACATTtttctttgatatctgtgtACTCAGCTGCTTGCTGGTTGAAGATGTGTTGCAGGGTTGCCATTCTCTCATCCTCCTGGATTTAATCTGTGCAGAGAGTTTTTGAGTTCTTTGTGTCtcataatacttgatttcaccaTTCTTGACTTATAGAATCAGAACACATGTTTAATACATGAATGAGATTTTTTCAAGTTCATCTTCAGATTATTGATTTAGAGTTTTCCCTGTATCACTTTTAAGACGTGTTTTTAGCTACGAAATGAGAAGTCTCAACAGGGGAAATCTAACAGTCTAAAATACTTGTATCCAAAAATTAAATAGCTCTTCATGTTCTTTATCATTTTTCCTTCcgttattatattttatgtaattttcaCACAAAGTGTGTGCTATATTGCTAGTATTAAAGAAATTTTCTGTctcttcttattattattattattttttttaaaaaaaaaatatctctACTTTATTAATAACATTTAAGTGAAAAAAATGCGTAGATTTTCGGAAATTAGCAGATGCTTTATGAAGGGTGCAATATTGACCATTAGACTATGATCTAATGGACTAGATTAAACATAGGCGGAAGGAAGTGTCTGTTTGTTAAAAGGCGCCTCCAAATTTTACATTATACAGGACCTCATCTTCCAACTTCCAAGCATCCAATAATTGCATTATAGCATGCAAACCATCTCATATTCATGTTTTTAGTCCATTTTCATTTTTGATCGAAGAGAGAGTTTGGAAATAATCTTTCATTCGTTGCACACTAACTACAaagcaaattttcaaagaaacCCAATTTTAATTAATGGTAAAGCAAAAGGTGTACACTACATATTTATGGGGGGACAATGCACAAAAAAGACATAATCAGTAGAAAATTAGTTAGAGATCCATTAAAATGTTTCCGTTGCATTCATTCTCAAAACAAATCTCTCACAAAGCCGCCATTTATTCATCATAAAAATTTTGAATGATAATAATCACAAAGGCATGCATTCACAAAGATCGAATTTGAACATACCAAATATATGAAACCATAACATGAATTTTAGCTGATCTTACTCATCAAGTTCCCATTTGGCATTAGCTAGTCGCTACACCTTGCTAAGAATTCGACTCAATGACATAAAATCAACAATTACAAGAGACCAACAAATAATATCGCAGCTCTTGCACGGTAAAATCCAAGATCGAGCCTCAGAACATCCAAATTTACTGAAGAAATCATTTGGACGAAGACACAACCGATGCCCAAAAACTTCGCAACTATGGTTGAGAAAACAAATCACTTGACTCCCACAGAGGCCATCAGGTCCTCATACTCTGGATCAGTTTCATTATGTACCTTGGCTGCATCACCACCCATTTGAGGTTTGAGAGGTACAGAAGTGGGTACAAAGGGATCATATATTTGCTGAGTGCCACCAGAAAATGGCTTGCCAGAATAGGTACCAAAATGTGGACGTGGGCTTGGGAACCTCTGCAGGGTTGCTCCAGGAGAATGACTTTGTGGAAAACTATTTATCTGGCTTGCGGCTCTGGGAGGAAAAGACCAGCTTGATTACCAATAACGTGAGGTGGAGTAAAGTTTCTTGGTTGCATATGTTGGAATGTACCGGATGAAATGGTGTTGTGACCTGGTAATGACAGACCTCTAGGTGGTACAAGAGGGGCTGCGGGACTCCCGACTAAGTTCGTGGAAATCTGTGGTCTTGGTTGATTCATCTGATGGCTGACCTGAATCCTTGGGAAACTCTGAACCTGATATGGATTCATATTATTAATCAACGGTCTGACCAAAGGAGACGGTGGCGTTAAAGGTGTGTGCCCTGTTTGAATTGGGGGTGCCAGATTATGGTTCGCAGGTTGACTGCTTTGCAAAGACACCTGAGATATAGTATTCTGTGGGCGTTGAGGCTGAAATGTGAAGTCACCGGAACTGCCATGCTGAGGTCTTGGAATTGCTGCAGAAATAGAAATATTCATTCCAGGAAATGACGCTGAAGATGTTCTCGGGAAAGGAATCGGTGTGGAACCAGTCATAATGTTCGGGGATGGAGCACGCAATGCTACAGGTGGTATAGCATGCTgcattgatccaattgatgaaGTTACCGACTCAGATGCCATTGATGGAAGCAATGGAGAGAAGCCCCTTTGAGGTTGTGGAGCAGAACCATAAGATAAAGAAGTAATAGGATGACCCAACGGGGCTCCAGTGGATTGGGTTGGAGCAGGTATAGATGATATCATGTTGTTAGGGATATTCACTCGAGGAGCAACAGACATGGCCACATTCTGAGAAGCCATAGCACTATTTCCTTGAGAACGAACAAGCAGTGGGACCATTGGTATTTGTGGTGGCTGTAAAGCAGTGGGTGGTTGAGGTCTGGAGGCGACAAATGAAGAATTTTGAGGAACTTGACTGAAGCTAGCAGGTATAACCGGTGGAGGACCAAAAAATGAAGGGATGCTAGTGGAATTTGCTTGGACAGGATTACCAAGTAATGGTGCAGAAGAATTTATTGGGGGGACTAATCCAGACTGTGAaaacaatggaatctgagttggaCCTGCGGAAAACCATGTCTGAGGATATTGTGGCATGTAACCTTGAGTCTGAGTTGGTAAAGGTCCTGCAGATGGCTGAGCTATTCCCTGATTTACCAGTGTAGGCGCCTTGAACGAGCTTGGCATGCGTTGAATTGGATCAGCTATCATACTGTCATCAGCTGTTGAGGTCAATGTTGTTGAAGAAGACAATGGGTTCACCTGACAAAAGGCAGAAATAGTAAGTTAACGCATGACAACAGTTGTACAAAGCAGAGCGCAGCTTAATATCTTGGTTTGTACTAGGTACGAACCGAAACCGGGGTGACTAGCAATTCAATCAAAGCCACAGCTGCATCAATTTTCTCGAATGTGTCAGCTGATACATGTACATATAGATCTTCATAAGAACGGACTGTTTCTTTGGTATCGGTAGAATTAACCTCAAACTATAAAATACAGGGAAAAAGAGTAGCAAGGTCAGGTCGAGTAAAATGTTATGATATGGACAAGATTAAGACATGAATGGACGGAATATATTGCTGGAGTCTTTTACCTTCCCTCCCTTATCTGCTTTTGTGCCATAAACTCGTATTTTAGCTCCTGTTTCCTGATTTGTAAGCCAAGAAAGCAGAAAATATCATTTCATATGACAGCATATTTTAGTTAGTGCAATGAAAAAACTCAACAAATAGACCTTCCATAATGGTGCAAAAGAGTTATAAAGATTACATACCTTTTCCAATCTCTTTTGAGTATCACTCGCAGGACCGAATATTAAACCAATAAAATTGTATCCAGGATATTCTTTGATCTGCACAGAGAGATATAGGCAGGCTCTCATAACGAACCATCACAACATTTATAATCAAACACAAGGATGACAAGCTTGTTACAGTAATGCGAGAAAAGTGAGTCGCGGATAAATTATCTAGtctgaacaaactgaagtgACCTCAGAAGGGACAATTTATGCAAGAACAGTAAGCTGCAAATAAATGTATCTAGTCTGAACAAATTGAAGTGACCAAAGAAAGGACAATTTTTTAACATGGACAGCACATTCCATAGGAATATTCTTTTATGAGTGATTTATCTCTCTTTCATGCACTATCCAAGCCTTCTTTCATGCACAATCATCTTCTTGTTTTTGCATATTTCAGCAGGCATACATCATTATCTTCCTGCTATCCCAGCTCTGtttcataattaaaaaaaaagactCGCCCATTCATCTCTGTTATAAAGTATTTCTTGCCGTCACATTCTCATTTTTCCTAGTTATTCTACCTTATTATCAATTCACATGCAACGCTTGTTACATATTTCTGGTATTCTAGCAATTCTTAAGAAGATGGACACAACATTTACACATTGGCATAATACTAATATCTCGCAAACTGTTTTTCATTGCAGAGATCATCTATACAATCTTTTCTGAAAGAAGTGTCTTTGTTTATTGACATatattcataaaaatatataaatcaaaCATTTCCATACAGCTTGCAATGATCGAATGTGATCACAATAACATGAACGCACAGGTACAAAAACAAATCCAAGCCAAGAAATACTCACGGGAATTGGGACATTCGCCTCTTTTAACAGAGGTCTGTAATCAGGGGGAGCCTTGTAACTTGGATTTAACTTTAGTAATTCACCTGAAAATAGAGCAGAATAAGCAAACTGAGTCACTTCACAAGAAAAACATAGAAGTTGTAAAGACATTTTTGGATTCTGTTTTCTACATACCGATAATTTCTCGCTTTTCAACTTCCAGCATTTCCAATGCCTATCATCCATATCCCATAGTGAGTCTATGAATAATAAAGAAAATACAAAGCACCAAAAAATACATTCTGAAAAGTTAACTTACCTCCCGACTAAGCTGATGATACGATGACTTCCCGTCATCAAATTCAGATGTGTATAATGGTCCTTTTTTGTTATCCACTGCCAGCGACCCTAAGGCCAGCTGCTGCGATATTTGATTGATTCGAGCCTGTCCAAAATGTGCACCACCACAAAAGCAGAAATAGCATCACTTAAAGCCCCTATATGTGAAGTTAATCGGAGCTGCTGAAAATGATATACTGACATGTTTCACCCATTTTGAACAGAGATATTTATTTTTCTAGAGAGCAATTAAATTCCCACCCAATAGCTGGGCGATGTGCCTTCAGCCCAATCCTATGAACTTCTATTCAAGCAAAATTTCAACTAAACACTACGGCTtggaaaagtaaaaaaaaacatCTCCGTGGTATAAATGTATGCATATACATAATCGCATGAGTTTTTgggagaagaaaaaaaaagctATTGACGTTCATATACCAAGGACGAGAAAATCCGAATACCTGATACGCCAAAACTCTCCCTTTTCGAACAGTGGTATCCAGGTTCAGATCAGGGCCCCATTTGGTTTTTCTCAGAACCCGATTAGAAGCTTCCTCATTCAGTGCATCACCATCTCCCTTTTTAGCACCCCGAAATAAAGGAACAAGTGAACCAGATAACTTGTTTTTTGGGATAACAAATCCTGGCTTTTTTGTGAACATGGATGTCTTTGGCCCACTAGTTGATGCAGATGATTGAGTCAGTGTAACAGTCTGGATAGGGCTAGATGTATGCTCAACCTCTATTCCCATCTTACAATAGAAATGCTCCCACCAATCACTTTACTTTCAGGAACAAATGGTTTGGATATGAGTCATGGTTGATAAATCCAACTCTAGGAATGATCCCTGTTATAGTCAATGATTACTGTGATGgacatcaaaacatgtaaatGAAAGGCTAAACTCCAAATTTATCTAATTCCCAAACAAACCGCTGGTTTCAAAGTCTCAACCAGAATACAATCCCTATCTCTCTTTACATTGTCCTCAAACAAAATAAACTTTGCACTTTTGGATTTTAGATCAAAATTTATGTGCTTAAGATCGTTTGTAAAAAAGAGGCATAATCAAATGCCTACACTGAAGAATAAAAAGAGGATAAAAAGTGCAGTCGCAGCAAAATACTCGAAGagtatcaaaacaaaaactgcTAAAAATTTAACAACACACAGCATCCAAGTTATATCAGAGAAAAAGATCAATCATGGAAATACAGTTGATATATCAGTCATTTTCACTCCAATATTATCTTGTATCCTCCTTGGCAACCAACATTCCACAAACACAGATAAAACTACAGAAAGAACAACTTCTTCGTTGCTTTAcaatctaaataaatcatttcaccAATCAGAAGCGTAAAAACCCATATGCACGAAGCAAATGTTTATATACTTCTACGCCTACAGTTATACCTGAAAGTGGATTGACAGAGAAGGGGTTCGGGGTCGACTATGTAAATGATTACGCTGATCCTTCGCGAGTTTGGGAATATTGGTTCTTCATTATTTTGAGAGCTTAATTAGGGTTTCCCCTCCTTCCTACTCTGAAATGAAAGAGTAAATTTCCATTTCGAGAGCATGGATAAGTTTATTATTAGGTCTATTTTACATATCATGGTTAGAATTTACTAAATTGTGAAATTTATCCGGCATTTATTGTTAAAAACAAAACGTGTAGCTGTTACCATAAATCTGGAACTATACAAAAATCTGTGTGAGTcagtctcacagatcgtattttataagagagatctcttatttgggtcatccatgaaaaagtattactttgtatgctaaaagaattttttattgtgaatatcggtagggttgacccgtctcacagataaagattcgtgagaacgTCTCACAAATCTAGAACTATACATTTTGCATCAACATTATTCGGGCATCTTTTGTGATTAAATTCGAACCAATAGACTAAATTCAGTGTTTTTGCTAAAATCTATTCAATGTTTGGttagttttatgtttatgttttctTGAAAAGCCTTCTGCATTTGATACGGGGTTCACCCGATGCTAAATTGTTCGATAATTTTGCGAACCATGGCACCGAAAGGATTATTGCATTAAATTTTGTTTAGAGAGATATTATGAAATATTGATCTTTGAAATTTGTTTTGTCCGATTCTCTTTTTTGGTAATATAGTAAagtatttttctttgtttttaaggtttttttttctttgtttttaagTTGGTTGGTCTATTGTCTTCATTGTTTTTCTTCAATGATAGTGGGAGAtacattttttagaaaataaaataatttgattttaattttgtgGGATAAATACATGACATATTTGACTCAACTCAacctataaaaaaaattattttttataccaaaaatgatattttacacTCTAAATATGGATCGACAATTGATTGTTATATTttctaatattaattaatctGATATCCATAATGCGATTAAACTCTCGATTTTGCTAATCTTGCTCGCTAGTTATTAATCAAGTTCACTATACCGTGATAATTTATTGATCAAAAAAAATTATCGTGAGATCGTTTTAcggatcaattttatgagatagattttcaacataactcaactcataaaaattttatttttatatcaaaattattactttttaattTTCATAATATATATTACTTAGATCAATCTATCTCATAAATATAAAACCGTAACACAGTACATACTAATTAGTTATAATATGAAATAAATTAaactttttgacaaaaaaaaggacaaaataagaaatatatatatatattatttttatattatatttatatacaaaaatatatatatagtcgTTGTCATTTGTAATTTTGACACTACTTTTggatatattataattataaataaaaaagacGAATAAAATAAATCAGAGTACGACCACCTACCTCACACCGCTATTTTGTCATTTCGCGATTTTATATCTTTAAACGTGACAATTGACCACACGCATACGCACACATCCAGAATAATCAATGGCGTCCAAAATCCCAAAGCTCTTCGTCTTCTTCTTCATTTTCCATCACCTAATCGACTGTTCTTCATCTTTCCCCACTGCATCAAATCCCGAACCAACGGTGTATGAACTCCTCCCAAAATACGGCCTCCCCAGTGGTCTCTTGCCTGATTCTGTCACCAACTACACGCTCGATCAAGATGGAAATTTTGAGGTGAATTTAAAGAAACCCTGTTACGGATTATTTCATGCTAGCATTAGGTTAGTACCCTAATGCTAGATTCAAGGGCTCAAAATTGATTTGGACATGTGGAGTCCATAAATTTATGTAGACCCTAATAAGTTCGAGTACACGGTTTATTACGAGAAAAAGATTACCGGGAAGTTGAGTATTGGGTCTATCACTGATTTGAAGGGTATTGAGGTGCAAAGTTTTTTTTTCTGGTTCAATGTTGGTGAGATCAAGGTGGACTTGCCTCCTTCTCATAGTATTTATTTCAGTGTTGGGATCATCGACAAGAAGCTTGATGTGGATCAGTTCTTAACTGTGCGTTCCTGCAAAGATAAGGCCTTCACTTTAAAGCAGGTAAATATCATCATCTGTAAGTTGCTGTTCTTTACTGAAATCTTTAAACTGTTGAACGCATTTTCTAACTGGATTTCTTGCTTTTAAAATATTGAACAACTGAAAAGTTCGTACTAACTCCGGGGATCATGTGTTTTAAGTTTGTGTACACAAAGTGTGAACTCGTGGTTATTCCAGGAGGATTTTTGCTTTGAGATATTCATGTGAATTCCCTTTAGAATCTGACTATGTCTATTTTGACATAGAATAAAGTACCACGTTATAATTTACGTTTAGAGCGGTGGAAAGTTGAacaaaatcatgaatattaCCGAGGGAAGTATTAGTGGGATGAAATTTTGGCTCAagaatttgaaaataatatggGTATGTTTGTGTTTGCTGAGAAAAGCACATCCAGATAACATGAACAAACATGACGCAAAATTTTCAATTCTAGAAACTCGATGTGTGCATGGGGGGTTTTGTTTGAAGTTGAACGAATCTGTTGTGATGGGAGAAGATTTCTTTCTATGAGTCGAATGAGTTGTATCTCCTTTGGCCCAAAGTAGGGATTCAATTTTCATCTGGGACTTTAGATGCAGATATAATCATATAAAAGGGAAAAGGTCGAATCTAACGAGTAATTTTTAAGATAGGAAACACAGCATATATTTTTGTAGTATTCTGATCTGATTGTGTATCAACAATTTAAGATTTTGTTACTTTTACGTTTATTTGTTGTGTATTTTGCTTGGGAATCTTGGATCTCTCTTGCCATTGTTTTATAGCATTTACAAAATGGGTTGCTGTGAAATTATGAAACAACTTTGAACTTTCATTCACGTGGTGTTCTTGTATCGTATTCTCACCTTGTTCGTTTGGTAATCACAGTTTCCAGTTCCAAGAAACTACGCACCTATGCTTTTAGCTGGTTAGTCTTGGAAAATGCAACATTTTATAGCTGGTGAAGCTGTGAAGAATCTGAATAAAATGCTACCACGTGTGGACTATATATTCAAGCTCGACTGCTAGTTATACGAGTGCCAGTGTACCTGTAACTATATGTACTTTAGCtaaagattttgattatataacAGTGCGATGGAGAAACATCTCATACTTAGATAAATTAATAAGAAACGTCGAAATGATAAATTGACCGAATATAACAGTGCGGCGATTTTCCATATCTCGTCTTTAGCTGGCAAGAGCTGACAAAGAGCAGATGAAGCAAGAATCAAGTATTTGAATAACATTTTGTCTAATGCTGACTCAAGTTTCTACACCACTCCTATTTACAAGAAAGGATCTCCAATGTCACAATAG is part of the Primulina eburnea isolate SZY01 chromosome 1, ASM2296580v1, whole genome shotgun sequence genome and encodes:
- the LOC140836724 gene encoding LOW QUALITY PROTEIN: uncharacterized protein (The sequence of the model RefSeq protein was modified relative to this genomic sequence to represent the inferred CDS: inserted 1 base in 1 codon) encodes the protein MGIEVEHTSSPIQTVTLTQSSASTSGPKTSMFTKKPGFVIPKNKLSGSLVPLFRGAKKGDGDALNEEASNRVLRKTKWGPDLNLDTTVRKGRVLAYQARINQISQQLALGSLAVDNKKGPLYTSEFDDGKSSYHQLSREALEMLEVEKREIIGELLKLNPSYKAPPDYRPLLKEANVPIPIKEYPGYNFIGLIFGPASDTQKRLEKETGAKIRVYGTKADKGGKFEVNSTDTKETVRSYEDLYVHVSADTFEKIDAAVALIELLVTPVSVNPLSSSTTLTSTADDSMIADPIQRMPSSFKAPTLVNQGIAQPSAGPLPTQTQGYMPQYPQTWFSAGPTQIPLFSQSGLVPPINSSAPLLGNPVQANSTSIPSFFGPPPVIPASFSQVPQNSSFVASRPQPPTALQPPQIPMVPLLVRSQGNSAMASQNVAMSVAPRVNIPNNMISSIPAPTQSTGAPLGHPITSLSYGSAPQPQRGFSPLLPSMASESVTSSIGSMQHAIPPVALRAPSPNIMTGSTPIPFPRTSSASFPGMNISISAAIPRPQHGSSGDFTFQPQRPQNTISQVSLQSSQPANHNLAPPIQTGHTPLTPPSPLVRPLINNMNPYQVQSFPRIQVSHQMNQPRPQISTNLVGSPAAPLVPPRGLSLPGHNTISSGTFQHMQPRNFTPPHVIGNQAGXFPPRAASQINSFPQSHSPGATLQRFPSPRPHFGTYSGKPFSGGTQQIYDPFVPTSVPLKPQMGGDAAKVHNETDPEYEDLMASVGVK
- the LOC140836738 gene encoding uncharacterized protein, translated to MASKIPKLFVFFFIFHHLIDCSSSFPTASNPEPTVYELLPKYGLPSGLLPDSVTNYTLDQDGNFEVNLKKPYPNKFEYTVYYEKKITGKLSIGSITDLKGIEVQSFFFWFNVGEIKVDLPPSHSIYFSVGIIDKKLDVDQFLTVRSCKDKAFTLKQFPVPRNYAPMLLAG